aaaaaagttgaaaacctATTGTCAGTGACTTTTGCTGTGGTCAGTTTCATGATTACCCTATTTTAGTCatgtattacattaaaatatatattgatttctAAATCTCATATATAGAAGTCAGCATAGCATGGTTAAGAAATGGGCTCTGGTAAACATTACTTAACCACTCTATGGCTCACTTTCCTCCTATGAAGTGCAGATAATAGAGCTTCCTTCATATGACATTTAGGAGGCTTAAATGTGTTGTTAGTACATGTAAAGTGCTCAAAGCTGGGCCAGGGAGCTGGTAAACACTTAGCTATTAATAATAGTGGTTATAATAATAGCTCAGTTAGCTAATATCCAAGAAATATTCTGCACATATTTATGACCGTTTTTGCCACTATTTCCCACCTTCCTCTCTAGGTAGGAAAATGTACAGGCAGTCTCTAATTGTCCATATCACATTTGTGATCAGACTTGTTTTTCAGCACACATTTGCTCCAAGCTACTAATGCGgtaaaaggtttgtttttttttctctcctttttgtaCCAGTCCAGTGCTGATGTTTTTATAAACTTGATAGATGATAGAACAGTCAAACCCAAAGATGTAAACAGAATCCATGCTGTCTTCTCCCTTGTTTGGTTTTATAAAGCCCTGGATTTTTTGGAAACAAATAGGACATAAAGTACCTGATAATGTTGCTCTTATAATTACTGTCCCAATgacttttcaatttttctttatttttatcaagaTTGAAATCTAAAGGCCTGGAGATGTCTTTAATTATAACCAATAGCAAAGTATTTCTCACTGAGGTCACttatccctccccccccagcccttcTAGTAGAATACTGAATTTTTTAGAATAGTGTCTCTAATATCAGAATATGGATGTATGTTTATCTTTCTTGCTATTgccaaaaaaatttaagataaataacACCCTTAATGAAGATGAAGGTTGGGATCTTAATGAGAACCTAACACAAGCTTCAGGAtgattttccacattttatttcgCTGGCAACcagttaaaataaatatgcctaattagcttttttaaaaatcaagatgcTACCTAGATGTTTGACCCCAGACTAGAATTTTAGTTTCAGAAAATACCTTGAATTAATTTGTTTACCCCTTATTTTTTGTCAGTAGAGTTACTGAAATCTTGTGAGTTAAAGGTTACAAAGTTAGTTGGGGGCAGAATTGGGGTTAAACCAGGCATTCTGATTTCTAGAACAGTGTCTTTACCATCTTATGAAGGTCCTTAAATAAGTTgcaccatttttgttttcttccttttcataaAGGAATAGAGAGTTTTTCCTAAGTAGTAGTCATGATGCTCCTTCTACAAAGCTTTATACCAATGGAAAATCCAAACATTTCTACATTAAAAACCAGAGATATATCCAAAACTACCCTGATAAATTAGCCAGTCTTTGAGGAACTGGTTTTATAATCATTCTGGGATTGCCTGCCTTCCAAACTGAACAAGAATGTTTATTGTTCAATTCATCAGCTGTTCAAACCTCCAACTCTGCATTGGTTAACACTATGAAGTAAATAAAGACATTACAAGTTGATTGTATTCATAGGTGCTACACTGGCAGTCTAAATGTGAAGTACAAGCTTCTGATTGGGTTGAAGAAGGGTGAGGGAAAGACTTCATAGCAGTGCCTTTTtatccagacttttttttttttttaatcaagttgagTAGGATTTTGTCAGTCCAGCCAGTAGAAAGGCATTCTGACAAAAGAGATGGCAAAGTACACAGTGTGGTAGAAGATTGACAAGTGAGCTGCTTGTAGCTAGAATATACTTTTCGTGTGATTAGCAATGATAGGAAATTAAGCTGGATCAGTGGGAAGCAAATTGTGAGGTCAGTTTCTAATTATTACAGAAATAAACTAAGAAGTTTGGATAGTCTGTAAGGAACCATTAGGGTTTTTAATGAAAGTGGGAGGGAATGACATGATAAgatctatatttttaaagctaataGTAGCAGTTAGAAGAGGAATTACCAGAATTTATCTTAACGCACAGTTATATTTTGGCATCTGATCATGATCACATaggttttttctctttatagatACTTAAGATTTCTTCCTTCTTACCTGTCTTGACCAATATTGCTTTGATGTCTTAAATCTCCTCTAAGACCCAGAGCAAATCTCAACTCTCTTGGAACAATCTCTCCTCCCAAATAAATGCCACTTCTGAATATCTTGATTCAAAAAATCAATCCTCAATCCATTCCTGGGCCTACATCTTTTGGATCTAAAATAGCCTTttattcttagaaatatttttagtttcaaaagTCTGAGaccattttctttggatatcattatcttaaaaagcaggaaaagggaCATCCAGTCCCTTTTGTTAACCAGccagttttcttctaaaactatCCAAACTAAAGAAAGACTTATACTTGATAGGACAAAAATGCTAAAAGGATTTTATCCGAAAGTGTGTGGTTATGAGGAATTCTTGAGGCTCAACTATGCAAAGAATGACTTTGAAGTGTCATCATCATTGTAGAGGGTCAGTGTTTTTTCTCAGTATCCACTTCCTTCAATTTTATACTACTTTATAACAAATACATGAATGAACTcatcatttctaaatatttactttaaaaccCTGTGACACTTGTCAGGTCTGTCATCTCTTCcacagatttccttttttcttttcatttttaaatgtttactttaaaaCCCTGTGACAATCAGTTCTGtcatctatttccttttttcttctcaactttcatctttcaaaatgaaaattaatatatttcctAGCTAGTACCTCTGAAGATGTTTTAATTTGCCAACCCATCCACCAGAACTCTTATCTGGGAACCTTGTCTCTCTTAAATATGGccaagaaccaggaagaaaataaaaaggacatcTAGGCCTATAAAATAAAGGCCACAAAAGGCCATGCactaaaattccttttctttgctCCCTGGAGAATCCTTTAGGAACTTACCAAGAACCTTTTGAAATACTATCCTTTaaagtttagttttttttatttctcagccCACAGCAGAATAATAGTGACTAGTTAGAGGAGGGGTATGCTGCCAGAGTCAAGTATGCCCAACAGCAAGAAGTGATAGCTGACAACCTGACAGAACACATGagaatataaagtatatataagaCCTCAAAGAAAGCTATGTAAGCCCATAACATAAGGATCAGCCTTCTTGTACACCTTTATAGCACCTGAAGACATCACTGCATTCAGtgtaatataaatggtatttataGTTTAATGTCCTGGAGACATCATAAAAGATTTACTTGTATGTTCACTATATTCTGTTAAAGAAGGCAGAGTAATACATGGTAGGCATATTTCCATCCAAAGgggttaaaattaaaatctgcaGCCATCTAGGAATCTCAGCCATCCTAAACTCTGTATTCCCTGGGGGTTTCATATATTCTGGATGGTAAGTTCCCATTTACTCCTATGCTCTAAATAATTATTATGTCAGAACAAGTTTGACGGATTAGTTTTCTAGGGTATAGATGCCCTCAGAGTTAAGTATAAGTTTGAGCTTTAGAAATTTCAGAGGCTTAATGATTTCATCTTCTTGTACCTTTCTTGAATGGATTTTCCACTGTGTTCCTTTCAGTAGGTttatagatatttctttttcccttagaTTGGTCGGTCGACTGAAAGTCCCATTGATTTTGTAGTAACTGACACAGTTCCTGGAAGCCAAAGTAATTCTGATACACAGTCAGTGCAAAGCACTATATCAAGATTTGCCTGTAGAATCATCTGTGAACGGAATCCGCCCTTTACAGCACGGATTTATGCTGCAGGATTTGACTCATCAAAAAACATCTTTCTTGGGGTAAAAAGCTTTTTCCTAAATGGTGCATTATTTTTAACCACTTCTGTTTCCAAATTACAAAGAACTGGAAGCTCACTATTCTTATTGCTACTAGGAGAAGGCTGCCAAGTGGAAGACATcagatgggcagatggatggTTTGACCACTAATGGCGTTCTTGTTATGCATCCACGCAATGGGTTCACAGAAGACTCCAAGCCTGGAATATGGAGAGAAATATCAGTGTGTGGAAATGTATTCAGCCTGCGGGAAACCAGATCAGCTCAGCAGAGAGGAAAAATGGTAAGTATTGCACTGTAGCCTCTTATTTAGCTCCAGTAAACACATTGGGTGAGTTGGACTGAATGTATTACATAATTCCAAAAACTCTCAAATGCTGACACAGAGTGCTTAAGTCTGACTATCAGAAACACTGACTGCTAAATATTATACTAGAGGGTAATATCTTAATGTTTCAATCAGGacactttaaaaatttgttctttcatattatgttaatatattttaaaacctaagCTTTCCTAAATTAAATAGCACTGTGTGGTTTCTATTTATATCTCTTTGACCGTGATGTATATGGGAAATATTAGACTTACTGAGGAGCCAGATGTTTTAATCATAAGTAGTCTTCACTATAAGGCTGAAAAGAAATATGTTCCTGCTCCACATTTTATCCTTGATTTTCAAACTTATATTTTTCATGACTGCCATTAGAGTTTCTTACATTTAGTAACAATCATAGGAAATCTCGATTCTTGAGTAAGGAGCATGTAAGACCAAAACTCTCatgtaaaaattgaaaacacagtGTGGAATGTTTTTTGATTCTTGTTTCTTCTAGGTGGAAATTGAAACCAATCAGTTACAAGATGGCTCATTAATTGACCTCTGTGGTGCAACATTGCTGTGGCGTACTGCAGAAGGCCTTTCCCACACTCCTACAGTGAAGCATTTAGAAGCTTTAAGACAGGAAATCAATGCAGCACGACCTCAGTGCCCTGTAGGGTTCAACACACTAGCATTTCCTAGTATGAAGAGGAAAGATGTTGTCGATGAAAAACAACCATGGGTGTATCTAAACTGCGGCCATGTGCATGGCTATCATAACTGGGGAAACAAAGAAGAACGTGATGGAAAAGATCGTGAATGTCCCATGTGTAGGTCTGTTGGTCCCTATGTCCCTCTGTGGCTTGGATGTGAAGCTGGATTTTATGTGGACGCCGGCCCTCCAACCCATGCATTCAGCCCATGTGGGCATGTGTGTTCAGAAAAGACAACTGCCTATTGGTCCCAGATCCCGCTTCCTCATGGTACTCATACTTTTCATGCAGCCTGCCCCTTTTGTGCACATCAGTTGGCTGGTGAACAAGGCTACATCAGACTTATTTTTCAAGGACCTCTAGATTAACAGACAGTTGTCCTCCAGgactatattataaaatttataagctAAGTGAGTTGGGTTTTCCAACCTGTTGTCCATGTCACAGTTTCTCTGCTCTGGTCATTTGCATTAagatgaagaatttttttaaacatttataataagTAGTAACAATTTCTGATCAAAAAATCTGGGAAactcaagaaaaagaatttctgaaaGTACCAGACTTTGAATTCtgagttttgaaaatatattttgaggataAAAAGATGCAATCTAATTTGTTGCCTTCCTTTTAGTGTTTTTGAATCACCCATCCTCAGTGTTGGAAAATTGTTTTATATAACTGAGGGTACTGTTGGTTCAAACTATGTTAGTTTACAGTTTGTTGCAAACATTGTAAAATACAGCAACATGTATAttaacttttttctatttatctttattatagaAAACATCTTAGAATGTTCTTGATAGAGTAGCATGGTAACGATGGTGTCACACTTTCGGTGTGAATGGTAGTTTAGCGAGCATAGCTCAAGGATTTACAAGCTTAGAAAGAAGGACAAGAgagcctctctccctgcccccttctaAATATGGAATTTGGTAAattaaaatactttgtaaaaccaaattcatattaataattattgtgTAAGAGGTGTTTGTTTTTAACCACATTGAATATAATCAggaaagtttttttcttaatgtttctctCAAGTGTAGTATATAACAAAAACTTAATGCTAAGAAACATTTTATATGCTCCTTTGAATATGCAATTTAATCTAGATTATCTATTTTTCTCCCATGATAACTAATCTGTTTTTAGTACCAGCAACATTTggcaagtttattttttagatataaaCTGTGGTTCATCTGTTCActgtttctagaaaaaaaaatcattctcatgAGAAAAAGCATAAATTAACAAGGAGGAGAGTGACTTGAtttgcttttagaaaaagaaatacttaattgATTATTCTGTTTGTGCTCTTATCCAGGCATTAAGAAATGTAGAGAGATATAAAGGGTTCAATGACAGtagtgcccccccctttttttaacctAGCAGACCAGCCTTAACTTTGTGGGCTTTGAATCCTAAGGAGAGTTGCCACCATGTGACTCAAGGAAATGTTTGGTTGGCAGATGAGCACCAGTGACAGCCGAGTAGGGGAACATACTTGCATGGTATGTTTATTCTCTAATTCCAGTAAGTTCTTTGCTTAAAGAAGCAAGGAAACGTTTcttcactccctcccctccccttttttagTGGGGAAGATAGAAGTGGATAGAAGCACCACAGAGGAAGTATAGACAGTTGCACTACATCAAACCCTTTGTGACACTTGTAGAAATCAGTACACTTTTAGATTagacagaatctttttttttttaatcttttgatttgtttttccttcagttcGTAAGTTGTGTAATAATTGACTCTAGCAAATTTTCATATGTGGTAGTATAGCTTTAATTTATCATAACTATTACTATACtgttctgaattttcttttggtttaaaaaaaaaaaaacctgttgctTAGAAGCCATGAACTATTTTACTTTAATTCAACTTGTcaaaatttccttgtttttaaaaatgatcatttggGTTCACTCAGGAAATGCATGTCAGGAAACTTGTATTATAAGTTTACTAGTTGTGATGTATCAGTAACTGCTGTTACCCcttttcaaagaaatataattgattttgaaGTTTTCTAGATAGTCACATGCTTTGTGACTAATGCAAGGAAAT
Above is a window of Halichoerus grypus chromosome 10, mHalGry1.hap1.1, whole genome shotgun sequence DNA encoding:
- the PELI1 gene encoding E3 ubiquitin-protein ligase pellino homolog 1, encoding MFSPDQENHPSKAPVKYGELIVLGYNGSLPNGDRGRRKSRFALFKRPKANGVKPSTVHIACTPQAAKAISNKDQHSISYTLSRAQTVVVEYTHDSNTDMFQIGRSTESPIDFVVTDTVPGSQSNSDTQSVQSTISRFACRIICERNPPFTARIYAAGFDSSKNIFLGEKAAKWKTSDGQMDGLTTNGVLVMHPRNGFTEDSKPGIWREISVCGNVFSLRETRSAQQRGKMVEIETNQLQDGSLIDLCGATLLWRTAEGLSHTPTVKHLEALRQEINAARPQCPVGFNTLAFPSMKRKDVVDEKQPWVYLNCGHVHGYHNWGNKEERDGKDRECPMCRSVGPYVPLWLGCEAGFYVDAGPPTHAFSPCGHVCSEKTTAYWSQIPLPHGTHTFHAACPFCAHQLAGEQGYIRLIFQGPLD